CCCGGCATCGCCCCGAGGCTCTGGACGGGGAGCAGGGCAATGGGGTTTTTTCTAGGTTGTTTTTTCATCCTTAGCATCCTCATAGTGCTTTGAACAGGGAGCTGAGCTATTGGATCCTCCCTCAAGTGAtgctctcccagccctcacTTCCCCAGGATGCCCTGAAGAGGTAGCAGGGCAATGGGGTCATCCTTCTAGTGATGCTCGCCATCCTCCCAGCGTCTCCTGTGCCCTTTTTCTCTCAGCTGGTGCTCCTGGGACCTGGCGCAGCCCCAAGTGCATCTCCACTCTGAGTCGTGCCACTACCTGGGTGGTGTCAGGGTCACCTGAGGAGTGCAGGTACTCCCATGGCTCAGGTACACTGCCCTACACTaacccagagcaggagcactgtGTGTCCGCTGGGTTATTGCTCCAGAGAACTCTACTGTTTGGCTGATAACAGCCTCGGGAAGTACAGGCAGTGCATCAGGAATGCAGCCCATTTCTGGGAAGTTGTAAAAAGAGGGATGGCTTCCTCAGTGGGACATACACTGTTCTGTTCCCAGCTCAAGATAAGCACTGTACAGGTGAAAGGTGCTGGTACAAGAGTCCTGAGAACTGATGTGTTTCTGGGCCAGGATAAACCCTCCAGAGACGCTCACCTGAATTCCCAGAAAGGGGATGTCTCAGCCATGGACGTCCATCCAGGCAGGCTCTGTGCTCTCACCTGGGCAAGGTGAGGCAGTGGGCATAGGAAGCATGAATCGCTTTcttcctgccctctccctgTGCACTCATTGAGGAGCTGATTTGTGTCCTGCTGGTGTTTCACTTGGAGCAAACGTGTCTGAAAGGTGAGGGAGATTCATCCTTAATGGCTCTGCAGCCCAAGCAGCCCAATCCGTAGGAATGAATACCTTTGACACACCAGTCCAGAATGGGCATGAGAACACAAACACTGTAATTTCACTCAGTTTCCCCATTGTGCTAGCTGTAGGCCATCAAGTTACCCCCTGACCTTGATTCTCTGATCTGTGCAGACCACAGAGCGAGGCTAAATCCCCTGCCAGGTGTATGCGTGTGCATCACCAAAGCGGGCAGTAGCCACGGGCTGAGACCTCCCAGGCTGTGATGTGTCACTGATCAGGTTGTAGTGACTCACAGATGACAGTCCCAGGGATGTCTTGTGCCCTGTCCCACCGAGCCACccactcctgctgcccagctccctcccttgGCTTTGTGTGTGGCGTTTCCTGGGCGGCTCGAGCCGACCTAGGTGCTAAACGGTGTGGCAGAAAGGTGGCACCACGGTGGCCAGCAGTGGGATGCTGTGCCTCCTGTCCCTGACAGATGGCAAACGGGCTGTCCTCTAACTCTGCCTCGAgtgacagagcccagccccgctgTTCTGACACTGACTCAGCTGTGAGGACACATCTCCAAGGTGACTCTGTGCTGCGGAGCGAGGATGTATCGCGTAGATTTGCTGACATTCAAGGATGGGTGCTGTTTCCTGTTGTTTGGGTCTGGAGAAAGTTTTCCTAAACAGAGTCTGCTGATGTTTTCAGCCTTGTACACTCAATGGCATCACTGCTGAGGTCCCACTGTGTGGCTCTTCCAGTGGTGGGTTGTGCTGATGTGGTGAAGGGCACTGTGCCTTAGGGCAGGTTTTCTGCCCAGTGTATCAGCACTGGCTGTGGTTGGATGCTGTGTTGAATCCTGCGTGAGTGCAAGCAGCTGCAGGCTCTTCTCACTCCCACCTCTCCATGAATTGCTTTGGTGGCTTGATCCAGCAGGAAAACTAcccatcaggaaaaaaaacacaaaccaaacatcAACCCTGAAATATTTACCCCTTTGGATCAACCAGGCAACAGGCAGCTGTCAGTTTTCTATGAGTGGGGAAGGAGATGGGATGTGGGAAGGACACCCCTGTCAAagccagcctgcagctgtgGTGGATGAAAGGCGGCGTCACCCCATCCTTCCCCAGATGTGCCATGGGGTTGGTTGTGTgtctgtttctgtatttttccactgCCGACCCGGCCCTGAGTGCCTGCATAATGGGGAGACATTATAGTACCAGCTGCAGTTTTATTTAGAAGGgaataatgaatattttgttCCAACAGGCTTTTGAAACAAGCGGCGGCCATCTGCTTAAAAGTTTTGCTCTCAGCCATGTCACGATTCCCCAAAGTTATAATCGAGCACCTCTCTGCCCTGGTCATGCcaagcagatttatttttaggtCTGGCTATTGAACAGGCTCCCAGTTTTTCAAAGACCATTAGAATCCTGCTCTCCCTATTAACAGGCAGCCTGGAAGCGGGGACTTGCTTTTGCCTGGAATCAGTAAAACTTCTTGCTGGTGCTAACAAAGCTGAGTCAGATACTAATGAGGGTTCAAGGGCAGACGCTGCCTCAGACAACACTGAGCCTTgaaaagcacagagctggctgcagagccaattctgctgctcttgaaaaaaacaccccaaaccaacccgaaaaaaacccccacacttCTCTTTTATTAAGTATTAATCCCCAGAGACTCATTTTAAAGCTCCCAAGTACcattttctctgcctttggACGCTCTCTGACACTTTGGGGaacagtttctgttttctgctgtcaAGCTCTTTGgctgcattgatttttttgtattataGCAGCAACAGGTCATGGGTGAAACTGAGATCTTTTTTTCCAGGTGACTACACACAACACATATGCAATCTTACCTTCCCCAAAGAGAGGTACAGGAGTTCAGCGGGAGAATTTAGCCTGCTCCAGGGTGATGTTtgaaagctgcagagcagctcctaaCCTGATTAATGCATCCTGAGGTGACTGGATTGTGTGCTGGAAATTTGCAGGAAGCCAGGTTGCCCCATAGCTACCCAGTCTGTATCCATCTGTGTCATTTTATTGGGATAGGTGAATCAGGAGTGTGTAGCTAGATACCAAGAGCAATTTTCCAAGCGAATTCCAGTTTAAACCCTGGTTGCATTGGAAATTACAGCGTTTTCAATAGGAGAATTCACAGTGTCtcaattttctctcctctgcagcatGGACAAGGACAGCCAGGATGTTCACCAGGTACTGAATGAGCTCAAGAACAAGTTCCAGGAGATGAGGAAGCTGATCAGCTCCATGCCTGGCATCGGGgtgagcccagagcagcagcagcagcagctgcagaacctGCGGGAGCAGGTCCGGACCAAAAACGAGCTGCTGCAGAAGTACAAGAGCCTTTGCATGTTTGAGATCCCCAAGGAGTAGGAAAGACACAG
This genomic window from Motacilla alba alba isolate MOTALB_02 chromosome 14, Motacilla_alba_V1.0_pri, whole genome shotgun sequence contains:
- the MED9 gene encoding mediator of RNA polymerase II transcription subunit 9; this translates as MASGPAGRAAEEPPPPEPPAEQKPPPLPPAQEEFSFLPLVHDIIKCMDKDSQDVHQVLNELKNKFQEMRKLISSMPGIGVSPEQQQQQLQNLREQVRTKNELLQKYKSLCMFEIPKE